From the Phoenix dactylifera cultivar Barhee BC4 chromosome 10, palm_55x_up_171113_PBpolish2nd_filt_p, whole genome shotgun sequence genome, one window contains:
- the LOC120112226 gene encoding uncharacterized protein LOC120112226: protein MADSNSNTNSVSSGVTTSSDSAYVLHPSDNPGISLVTQSLTGDNYATWCRAMHMALMAKNKFGFVDGTIRKPDSSDAKASQWEQCNRMVYSWILNSMHHDIANSVMYAEKASKVWSELNDQMVMQFLMGLNESYNAICSQILLMDLLPTVSRAYSLLLQDE, encoded by the exons ATGGCCGATTCCAACAGCAACACCAACTCGGTTTCTAGCGGTGTCACCACGAGTTCTGATTCAGCTTATGTTCTGCATCCTTCTGACAATCCTGGTATTTCTCTCGTCACTCAGAGTCTCACCGGAGACAACTATGCTACCTGGTGTCGGGCCATGCACATGGCTCTCATGGCCAAAAATAAATTTGGTTTCGTCGATGGAACCATCAGAAAGCCTGATTCATCCGATGCTAAAGCCTCACAGTGGGAGCAATGCAACCGAATGGTATACTCCTGGATCCTGAATTCGATGCATCATGACATCGCCAATAGCGTGATGTATGCTGAGAAAGCCAGCAAGGTATGGAGTGAACTCAATGACC AAATGGTGATGCAATTTCTTATGGGCTTAAATGAAAGCTACAATGCCATATGTAGTCAAATCCTCTTGATGGATCTTCTTCCCACTGTTAGCCGTGCATATTCCCTGTTACTTCAGGATGAATGA